One window of Fusarium keratoplasticum isolate Fu6.1 chromosome 2, whole genome shotgun sequence genomic DNA carries:
- a CDS encoding RRM domain-containing protein: MAPQDSFIEEEEDTCPLCIEEFDLSDRNFRPCPCGYQVCQFCFNNIKNNMNGLCPACRRPYDEKTIQWKVVTQEEVAEFRANIQKNQKKRAQEQRQKEVQKREAEKENRKNLIGVRVVQKNLVYITGLAPTVREDELLKTLRKPEFFGQYGNIQKISISNRKSSDGQHQSLGIYVTFERPEEATRCIQAVHGSQNGDRILKAQHGTTKYCSAWLKNEKCGNPGCMFLHEQGDEEDSYSRQDLSSMNSIHTQRPLPGGGSSRSASRQQAPQPTPPPVVSHPMTRSVSKEGSENGVDGSALPSSANWARNPQRSRRGSHATSGAASSPAVSMSLPVTAEAVPEEAVEDTQEPEAGPSTANKPKEPEPTPEPIKETKGLPESSLKALLKALQGCSLPRVVDPDSDDLGPPLFDVRGGEKRKAMREEEDSRLSGEQEEAAEAREPSEGEPETGGSLALGGEPEDRDTTGDSRGFDRRPSTQPPIQRSTTDGNPGSRSMTPQQLFLRSQSGFNDVPPGISNQGQGSTFQGQGHNRQSSRFSFANDNASSATNVKLAANPRIMAQQSSMMPNSFQSQGNNQFYGTSMPGPPPGLKSTGTPPSMFGQFGGGFGGAPKDNSTELLQSLINRRGAGNNQAHDAGKREYLISSFSNQYPPSSTSTPAPASGHPASLYGNQPGAFQDMGSKQKKKGKKHRHANTSSSGGSGLVDLADPSILQARMQHQSQGNAGVGQGLFGGQSQDDELPSLDEARNSVDALVADDPITDLDGRRSVPPGLALPPGLPTNISRPPSTPGSSRLHHVVPALPKVPPPGFPQGALTPEHSPRKPVTPISEAKKNLKSLAAESGLSKEITAQSQTKQIKGTALQDEDFPALDALKNKDRPSTPTPKATPKAKRQAEKIVDKLLAKAGPSLETKSQDVKPAMTTTAEKKPVSIDTRAAGGSPSKTGESSATTEKSTTELSAAFPPLPTPSAAGISSPITRTAPKTLRVVPTQRVEAPPPASPALTMASVALSATSRVISASYRPETPASEMVSDTASVISASVTHSRASSPPPNRIGSAAVRTTTKSQQRKQRKDALKQETKLIAEAPKEPEEHAPVLGRKKKQKKEKPAKAPQPRPATPVQEPVKAEPTPAEPAVPEQPKEKEIEQKPVKSKAAQKKAAKGKGKAKEVEPEVAPTPQSPPQEPAVTEPETPEVPEKPQPGPSSVFTEIKNALWSSSIDKLHLLKPISGSSSRTDPNSANSNANKAGHCKDCSCKCGEIQDEDLAALRAGKPVRKQFHVDGSRMLITPNGDCIRGLTPEEEDAFLELQAAIAATAENPGAFIAPRHQPGSGAFSLIKGRAVPNGRPNIFPATAQPQSQDPIGKLQREDALSYINQYVLPRLNLGATNMGFPKGASPTKDAAAASLNSLAPYFYGPDAAAGVGIYTPPDGARAMQDFSSAGMSSEERGKNFGMGVSGMPLMSVEDAEGALAAARRETEKLEKGLNQVIRRNRRLLLGNGN, encoded by the exons ATGGCGCCCCAAGATTCTTTCatagaagaggaggaggataccTG CCCTCTTTGTATCGAGGAGTTTGATCTCTCCGATCGGAATTTTCGACCATGTCCTTGCGGCTACCAG GTCTGCCAGTTCTgcttcaacaacatcaagaaTAATATGAATGGGCTATGTCCCGCATGTCGACGACCTTACGACGAGAAGACCATACAGTGGAAAGTCGTGACGCAGGAAGA AGTCGCCGAGTTCCGTGCCAACATACAAAAGAACCAAAAGAAGCGAGCCCAAGAGCAACGACAAAAGGAAGTCCAGAAAcgcgaggccgagaaggagaaccGTAAGAATCTCATCGGAGTGCGTGTCGTGCAGAAGAACTTGGTCTATATCACAGGCCTCGCCCCTACCGTGCGCGAAGACGAACTACTCAAGACGTTGCGAAAGCCCGAATTCTTCGGCCAGTACGGCAACATCCAGAAGATTTCGATTAGTAACCGGAAGAGCTCGGATGGCCAACACCAGTCGCTCGGCATTTACGTGACGTTTGAGCGCCCCGAAGAAGCGACACGTTGCATTCAGGCCGTCCACGGTTCCCAGAACGGTGACCGGATTCTCAAGGCCCAGCATGGCACGACCAAATACTGCTCTGCTTGGCTCAAGAACGAGAAATGCGGCAACCCTGGATGCATGTTCTTGCACGAACAaggtgacgaggaggataGCTATTCGAGACAAGACCTGTCGTCCATGAACAGCATCCACACTCAGCGGCCTTTACCTGGCGGTGGGTCCTCGCGGTCTGCCTCTCGACAGCAGGCCCCTCAACCCACGCCGCCACCCGTCGTATCCCATCCCATGACTCGCTCTGTTAGTAAGGAAGGGTCGGAGAATGGCGTCGATGGATCGGCACTCCCGTCATCTGCCAACTGGGCGCGGAATCCTCAGCGAAGCCGTAGGGGTAGTCACGCTACTAGTGGTGCTGCGTCCAGCCCTGCTGTTTCGATGTCGTTGCCTGTTACCGCAGAGGCCGTTCCGGAGGAAGCAGTGGAGGATACCCAGGAGCCGGAAGCTGGCCCATCGACAGCCAACAAGCCGAAGGAGCCAGAGCCTACGCCTGAACCAATCAAGGAAACCAAGGGACTCCCCGAGAGCTCTCTCAAGGCTCTTTTGAAGGCGCTGCAGGGCTGCTCTCTTCCTCGCGTTGTTGACCCCGATTCAGACGATCTCGGCCCACCTTTGTTCGACGTCCGTGGCGgtgagaagcgcaaggctatgcgcgaggaggaagactcCCGTTTAAGCGGagagcaggaggaggccgccgaggctcgCGAGCCTTCAGAGGGAGAACCGGAGACAGGTGGAAGCTTGGCCCTTGGAGGTGAACCGGAGGATCGCGACACAACTGGTGACAGCCGAGGCTTTGATCGTCGACCCAGCACTCAGCCTCCTATCCAACGAAGCACGACCGATG GCAATCCAGGCTCGCGGTCCATGACACCTCAACAACTCTTCCTCCGATCCCAGAGCGGGTTCAACGATGTCCCTCCTGGCATCTCCAaccaaggacaaggcagCACCTTCCAGGGACAAGGTCACAACCGCCAATCTTCCCGATTCAGCTTTGCCAACGACAACGCGAGCTCGGCTACCAATGTCAAGCTGGCTGCCAACCCGCGCATCATGGCTCAGCAGTCTTCCATGATGCCCAACTCGTTCCAGTCCCAGGGCAACAACCAGTTCTATGGCACCTCTATGCCAGGACCTCCCCCTGGCCTCAAGTCAACTGGCACCCCTCCTAGCATGTTTGGCCAGTTTGGTGGTGGATTTGGAGGTGCACCTAAGGACAACTCGACTGAGCTTCTTCAAAGTTTGATCAACCGCAGGGGGGCAGGCAATAACCAGGCCCATGATGCGGGAAAGCGTGAGTACCTgatctcttctttttcaaACCAGTACCCACCATCCTCTACCTCCACCCCAGCTCCTGCTTCCGGCCATCCGGCGTCGCTCTACGGTAACCAGCCCGGAGCATTCCAAGACATGGGTTccaagcagaagaagaaggggaagaagcaCAGACATGCTAACACTTCCTCCTCTGGGGGGAGTGGTTTAGTAGATCTTGCAGACCCGAGTATCCTGCAGGCGCGAATGCAGCACCAGTCTCAGGGCAACGCCGGAGTTGGACAGGGCTTGTTTGGTGGTCAGAGTCAAG ATGACGAGCTACCCtctctcgacgaggccagGAATTCAGTTGATGCGCTGGTCGCAGATGATCCCATCACGGATTTAGATGGACGCCGTTCAGTACCCCCAGGCCTAGCCCTTCCGCCAGGTCTACCTACGAACATCTCCAGGCCGCCGTCCACCCCTGGCTCCTCGAGACTTCACCACGTTGTCCCTGCGCTGCCCAAGGTTCCACCTCCAGGATTCCCACAGGGTGCTTTGACTCCGGAACACTCGCCCCGAAAGCCAGTCACGCCAATCTCggaagccaagaagaacctcaAGTCTCTTGCAGCCGAGAGTGGCTTGTCAAAGGAGATCACGGCACAGTCGCAAACTAAGCAGATAAAGGGAACCGCCTTGCAAGACGAGGACTTCCCGGCTTTGGATGCACTGAAGAACAAGGACCGGCCTAGCACACCGACACCAAAAGCAACCCCCAAGGCTAAGAGACAAGCAGAGAAGATTGTCGACAAGCTTCTGGCAAAGGCCGGGCCCAGCCTGGAGACCAAGAGTCAGGATGTGAAGCCGGCGATGACCACAacggccgagaagaagcctgtTTCCATTGATACCCGGGCCGCAGGAGGTTCGCCCTCCAAGACTGGAGAGTCATCGGCAACAACTGAGAAGTCGACGACAGAGCTCTCTGCTGCTTTCCCACCTCTCCCTACCCCTTCCGCCGCCGGTATTTCATCCCCTATTACTCGCACTGCACCCAAGACGTTGCGTGTGGTTCCTACGCAAAGAGTAGAGGCGCCCCCGCCAGCTTCCCctgccttgacgatggcctcAGTTGCATTGTCGGCGACATCTAGAGTCATCTCGGCTTCTTACAGACCCGAAACACCCGCCAGCGAGATGGTTAGTGACACCGCCTCGGTGATTTCGGCCTCTGTGACCCATTCCCGCGCAAGCTCTCCACCTCCAAACAGGATTGGATCTGCGGCGGTGAGAACAACGACCAAGAGCCAGCAACGAAAGCAGCGCAAGGATGCCTTGAAGCAGGAGACTAAGCTGATTGCTGAAGCCCCGAAGGAGCCAGAGGAGCATGCACCGGTCCTTGGgcgaaagaagaagcaaaagaaggagaagcctgccaaggcaCCCCAGCCTCGTCCTGCGACACCTGTCCAGGAGCCAGTCAAGGCCGAGCCCACTCCTGCAGAGCCTGCTGTGCCAGAGCAACCCAAGGAGAAAGAGATAGAACAGAAACCCGTCAAGAGCAAGGCTgcccagaagaaggctgccaagggcaaaggcaaggcaaaggaggTTGAGCCAGAGGTGGCTCCTACGCCGCAGTCACCTCCCCAGGAGCCTGCTGTGACCGAGCCTGAGACCCCTGAAGTGCCAGAGAAGCCACAGCCAGGCCCATCCTCTGTGTTTACCGAGATTAAGAACGCCTTGTGGTCCTCGAGCATCGACAAGTTGCACCTACTCAAGCCTATCTCAGGCAGCTCATCCCGCACTGACCCCAACTCTGCCAACAGCAACGCCAATAAGGCTGGCCATTGCAAGGACTGCTCTTGCAAGTGTGGTGAGATTCAGGATGAAGATCTGGCAGCTCTGCGCGCTGGAAAGCCTGTCCGCAAGCAGTTCCACGTGGATGGCAGCCGGATGCTCATCACCCCCAACGGAGACTGCATTCGTGGTCTTACccctgaagaggaggatgcttTCCTTGAGCTCCAGGCTGCTATCGCGGCTACAGCAGAGAACCCAGGAGCCTTCATCGCCCCTCGACACCAGCCAGGAAGCGGCGCCTTTTCTCTGATCAAGGGCCGAGCCGTTCCTAACGGTCGACCCAACATCTTCCCTGCCACCGCTCAACCTCAGTCGCAGGATCCTATTGGGAAGCTTCAACGTGAGGATGCGCTCAGCTACATCAACCAGTACGTCCTCCCTCGCCTCAACCTGGGGGCCACCAACATGGGATTCCCTAAGGGGGCATCTCCTACCAAGGACGCGGCTGCTGCGAGCCTCAACTCTCTGGCACCCTACTTCTACGGgcctgatgctgctgctggcgtTGGTATCTACACGCCACCTGATGGAGCCCGAGCGATGCAGGACTTTAGCTCGGCCGGCATGTCGAGCGAGGAGCGTGGCAAGAACTTTGGCATGGGCGTTAGTGGCATGCCCCTTATGAGCgttgaggatgccgagggTGCCCTTGCGGCTGCTCGTCGCGAGacggagaagctggagaaggggcTGAACCAGGTCATTCGACGCAACAGACGGCTGCTTCTTGGAAACGGCAACTGA